CGACGGAAGACAAGGTCAAGGAGTACGAGCAGCAGTACCTCGACGGCCTGATCACCCAGGGCGAGAAATACAACAAGGTCGTCGACGCCTGGGCGCAGTGCACCGACCAGGTGGCGGATGCGATGATGCAGAGCATCTCGACCCCGCAGCCGGGTCAGCCGATCAACGCCGTCTACATGATGGCGCACTCGGGTGCCCGCGGTTCGGCGGCGCAGATGAAGCAGCTCGCCGGCATGCGCGGGCTGATGGCCAAGCCGTCGGGCGAGATCATCGAAACGCCGATCATCTCCAACTTCAAGGAGGGGCTGACCGTGCTGGAGTACTTCAACTCCACCCACGGCGCGCGCAAAGGCCTCGCCGATACGGCGCTGAAGACGGCAAACTCCGGCTATCTCACCCGCCGCCTCGTTGACGTGGCCCAGGATTCGATCATTCTCGAGCCCGACTGTGGCACGCGCAATGGTCTGACCGTGCGCCCAGTGGTCGAGGGCGGCGAGGTTGTCTCGCCGTTGAGCGAGCGCATTCTCGGTCGCTCGGCGTCGGATGACATCGTCGATCCACTCTCCGAGCGCATCATCGTTCGCGCTGGCGAGCTGATCGACGAGGACAAGGTGCTGGCGATCGAGGCCGCCGATATCGAGGTGGTGAAAATCCGCTCGGTGCTCACCTGCGATACCGCCACCGGGGTCTGCGCCGCCTGCTACGGTCGTGATCTTGCCCGGGGCACGCGGGTGAATATCGGCGAGGCGGTCGGGGTCATCGCCGCCCAATCGATCGGGGAGCCCGGCACGCAGCTCACCATGCGCACCTTCCATATCGGTGGTGCCGTGCAACGCGGTGCGGAGCAATCGAAGATCGAGGCGGCGAGCGACGGTCTCGCGGTGCTGCGCAACTGCAATACCGTGCGCAACTCCGCGGGCGTACCGGTGGTGATGAACCGCAATGCCGAACTGCTGCTCATCGACGGACAGGGGCGCGAGCGGGCACGCCACCGGCTGCCGTACGGCTCGAAGTTGTTGCGCGAGGACAAGTCGGAGGTCAAGCGGGGCGACAAGCTGGCCGAGTGGGATCCCTATACCTTGCCGATCATCACCGAGAAGCCGGGCATCGCGCACTACGTCGACCTCGTCGAAGGCGCGTCCGTGGTCGAACAGATGGATGAGGCGACGGGTATCGCCTCGAAGGTGGTGACCGACTGGAAGCAGCAGCAACGCGGGGCGGACCTTAAGCCGCGAATCACCGTGCGCGACGCCAATGGCGACGTCGTGCTCCTGGAGAATGGGCTGGAAGCGCGCTATTTCCTGTCGGTCGACGCCATCTTGTCGGTGGAAAACGGCCAGACGGTGCACGCCGGCGACCTGCTCGCTCGTATTCCGCGCGAATCGGCGAAAACCCGCGATATCACCGGCGGTCTGCCGCGCGTGGCCGAGCTGTTCGAGGCGCGCAAGCCGAAGGATTTCGCGATCATCAGCGAGATCGACGGCCGCGTCGAGTTCGGCAAGGACTACAAGACCAAGCGCCGCATCGTCGTCGTTCCCTCCGACGGAAGCGGCGACGAGCCGCACGAGTACCTGATCCCCAAGGGCAAGCATATCAGCGTGCAGGAAGGCGACTTCGTCGAGGCCGGCGATCCGCTGATGGACGGCAACCCGGTGCCGCACGACATCCTGCGGGTCCTCGGCGTCGAGGCGCTCGCCTCCTACCTGATCAACGAAATCCAGGAGGTCTACCGTCTGCAGGGCGTGAAGATCAACGACAAGCACATCGAGGTGATCGTCCGCCAGATGCTGCAGAAGGTGGAGATCATCGAGCCGGGCGATACGACGTTCCTTGTCGGCGAGCAGATCGACCGTCTGGAATTCGAGGATGGCAACCGCCGGGCCGAGGCAATCGGCGACCGGCCGGCACAGGCGCTGCCGGTGCTCCAGGGCATTACCAAGGCGAGCCTGCAGACGCGGTCCTTCATCTCCGCCGCGTCGTTCCAGGAGACGACGCGCGTGCTCACCGAGGCGGCGGTGGCGGGCAAGACGGACGGGCTCTCCGGGCTCAAGGAGAATGTCATCGTCGGTCGGCTCATTCCGGCGGGGACCGGCAGCGTGATGAACCGCTTCCGCCGCGTCGCCGCCGAGCGGGACAAGGCCGTTGCCGACCTCGATGGCGAAACGGCCGCGGCCAGCCTGCCGCCGGCGCCAGTGGCCCGTTCACGGGCCACGAGCCGGGAAGCCGAAGTGTCGTCGGTGAAGTAAACAGCGGCTGCGCGCTCAGTATCGCAGGGAGCGGGCGCGATCACCGTCGCTGCCCGCTCCATCGGCGACGAAATGTCCCGGGTTGCCGCTTGACGCGGGGGATCGTCGTCCTTAGTATCCGCCTCCTTCCACAGGGGAATGGCGGTGGACTGAACGGTCCAGACGCATTCTCGCGATGAGGCAGGAAAAACTCGGATCGGCGCCTTTCAGGCGGCAGGCGTTGGCGGCCAAAGTGCCGTCTTTTGCGTTTTTTGCTGCGCTGCCGAGGCGCGCAGCGGCGCGCGCCGTCCGGGCGATGATGACGATGACTTCAGGAGCCGACGGGGTGTTGGCCCCCAATGGAGACAGGAATGCCGACGATTAACCAGCTGGTCCGCAATGCCCGGACCTCGCCGCCAATTCGCAATAAGGTGCCGGCGCTGGCCGGGGCGCCGCAAAAGCGGGGTGTGTGCACGCGCGTCTATACGACGACGCCGAAAAAGCCGAACTCCGCACTGCGCAAGGTCGCCCGCGTCCGCCTGACCAATGGCTACGAGGTCACCAGCTACATCCCGGGCGAAGGCCACAATCTGCAGGAGCACTCGGTGGTGCTCATCCGCGGCGGCCGGGTCAAGGATTTGCCGGGCGTCCGTTATCACATCATTCGCGGCACGCTGGACACAGGGCGTCAGCGCCCGGCGTCAGCGGCGTTCGAAGTACGGCGCCAAGCGGCCGAAGTAGCATTTAATCGCAGAGAGGTTCGAGGCCGATGTCTCGCAGGCGTGCAGCACAAAAGCGCGAAATCCTTCCCGACCCCAAATACGGGGATATCGTCGTCAGCAAGTTCACCAACGGGCTGATGCACGAGGGCAAGAAGTCGGTGGCTGAGCGCATCGTTTACGGCGCGCTCGCCCTGATGGAGAAGAAGGCGCGCCAGGACCCGGTGAAGCTGTTTCATGACGCCATCGAGAACGTCAAGCCGGCCCTCGAGGTGCGGTCACGGCGTGTCGGCGGCGCGACCTATCAGGTTCCGGTCGAAGTTCGGCCGCTGCGGCGTCAGTCGCTGGCGATCCGCTGGATTGTCGGCACGGCGCACAAGCGCTCGGAGAACACCATGGTCGAGCGGCTGGCGGCGGAACTCATGGATGCCGCGAACAATCGTGGCGCTGCCGTGAAGAAGCGCGAAGACACGCACCGGATGGCCGAGGCTAACAAAGCCTTCTCCCATTACCGCTGGTAAAGAGAGCGAAACGCTGCCATGGCACGCACCACGCCCCTCGACCGTTACCGTAACATCGGCATCATGGCCCACATTGATGCCGGCAAGACGACGACGACCGAGCGTGTCCTTTATTATACCGGCCGGTCGTACAAAATCGGCGAGGTGCATGAAGGCACCGCGACGATGGACTGGATGGAGCAGGAGCAGGAGCGCGGCATCACCATCACCTCGGCGGCGACCACCTGTTTCTGGCGCGAGCACCGGGTGAACATCATCGATACGCCGGGGCATGTCGACTTTACCATTGAGGTCGAACGCAGCTTGCGCGTTCTCGACGGTGCCGTTGCCGTATTCGACTCCGTCGCCGGCGTCGAGCCGCAGTCGGAGACGGTCTGGCGCCAGGCGGACAAGTACGGCGTGCCGCGCATTTGTTTCGTCAACAAGATGGATCGAATCGGCGCCGACTTTTACCGCTGCCTGCAGATGATCAAGGATCGTCTCGGCGCGCGGGCGCTGGTTCTGCAACTGCCGATCGGCGCGGAGGCGGAGTTCGCTGGCGTCGTCGATCTGGTCCGCATGCAGGGCGTCATCTGGAAGGACGAGAACCTCGGGGCCGAGTTCACCTACGGCGATATTCCGGCCGACCTCGTCGAGTTGGCGGCGGAATACCGCACGCAGCTCGTCGAGATGGCGGTCGAACAGGATGAGGCCGCACTCGAGGCGTACCTCGACGGCACCGAGCCCGACGCCGAGACGTTGATCAAATGCATTCGCGCCGGCGCGATCAGCGGCGCCTTCGTACCGGTGATCTGCGGCTCGGCCTTCAAGAACAAGGGCGTGCAGCCGCTGCTCGACGCGGTGGTCGACTTCTTGCCGTCGCCGCTCGACGTGCCGCCGGTGCACGGGGTCAAGCCGGGCACGACCGAGGAGATGGTCCGCCAGTCGTCGGATGATGAGAAATTCTCGGCGCTGGCGTTCAAGATCATGAACGATCCGTTTGTGGGAACGCTGACCTTCGTTCGTGTCTATTCCGGGGTCGTCCAGTCGGGCGATCAGGTGCAGAACCCGATCAAGGACAAGTCGGAGCGAATCGGCCGCATGCTGCTGATGCATGCCAACTCGCGCGAGGACATCAAGGAAGCGCGAGCCGGCGATATCGTCGCCGTTCCGGGTTTGAAGCAGACGACGACCGGCGATACCTTGTGCGATCCGCGCGCCCCTGTGGTGCTCGAGCGCATGGAATTCCCCGATCCGGTGATCGAGGTCGCGGTCGAGCCGCGCACGAAGAGCGATCAGGAAAAGATGGGTGTCGCCCTGTCGCGACTGGCGAACGAGGACCCCAGCTTCCGGGTCTCGAGCGATGCCGAGAGCGGGCAGACGGTGATCAAGGGCATGGGTGAACTGCACCTTGAAATTATCATCGATCGCATGAAGCGTGAGTTCAAGGTCGACGCCAATGTCGGCCAGCCGCAGGTCGCCTATCGTGAGACCATCTCCAAGGTCGCCGAGATCGACTACACCCACAAGAAGCAGACCGGTGGCGCTGGCCAGTTCGCCCGCGTCAAGATCCGCTTCGAGCCGCTGGAGCCGGGGTCGGGCTTCCAGTTCGAAAGCGGCATTGTCGGCGGTTCGGTGCCGAGGGAGTACATCCCCGGGGTGCAGAAAGGCCTGGACTCGGCGCGGAACACCGGGGTCATCGCCGGTTTTCCGGTCATCGATTTCAAGGCGTCGCTGATCGATGGCGCCTTCCACGACGTCGATTCATCGGTTCTGGCGTTCGAAATCGCCTCGCGCGCGGCGTTTCGCGAAGGTCTGCCAAAGGCGGGACCGAAGCTGCTTGAGCCGTTGATGAAGGTCGAGGTGGTCACGCCCGACGACTATATGGGCGATATCATCGGCGATCTGAACAGCCGGCGCGGGCAGGTGACCGGCATGGATCAGCGTGGCAATGCGCGGGTCATCGATGCGTTGGTGCCGTTGGCGACGATGTTCGGTTACGTCAACACCCTGCGCTCGATGAGCCAGGGGCGGGCGCAGTACACCATGCAGTTCGATCGTTACGCGGAAGTTCCGCAGGCGATCTCCGAGGAAGTCCGGCAGCGGCTGGCGAGTTAAACAGGTCGCGCTGAAAGAAAGCGGAGCAGAGCGAGATGGCGAAGGCGAAATTCGAGCGGACGAAGCCGCACTGCAATGTTGGTACGATTGGCCATGTTGATCATGGCAAGACGACGTTGACGGCGGCGATCACCAAGGTTCTGGCGGAGAAGGGCGGGGCGGATTTCACGCCGTTCGATCAGATTGACAAGGCTCCGGAGGAGCGGGCACGGGGGATCACGATCTCGACGGCGCACGTCGAGTATCAGACGGACAACCGGCACTACGCGCACGTCGACTGCCCGGGTCACGCCGACTACGTCAAGAACATGATCACCGGCGCGGCGCAGATGGACGGAGCGATTCTGGTGGTCTCGGCGGCGGACGGCCCGATGCCGCAGACGCGCGAGCACATTTGCTGGCGCGCCAGGTGGGCGTGCCGGCGATCGTGGTGTTTTTGAACAAGGTCGACATGGTCGACGATCCGGAGCTTTGGAGCTGGTCGAGCTCGAGCTGCGCGAGCTGCTCAGCAGCTACGATTTTCCTGGCGACGACATCCCGATCATCAAGGGCTCGGGTCTGGCGGCGCTGGAAGGGCGCGATCCGGAGATCGGCGCCAAGGCGATCATGGAGCTGATGGACGCGGTGGACGCGTATATCCCGCAGCCGGAGCGCCCGAAGGACCAGCCGTTTCTGATGCCGATCGAGGACGTGTTCTCGATTTCGGGCCGCGGCACGGTGGTGACCGGCCGCGTTGAGCGCGGGGTGGTCAAGGTCGGCGAGGAGGTCGAGATCGTTGGCATCCGGCCGACGACCAAGACGGTGTGCACCGGCGTCGAGATGTTCCGCAAGCTGCTCGATCAGGGCGAGGCCGGCGACAACATCGGCGTGCTGCTGCGCGGCACCAAGCGCGAGGACGTCGAGCGCGGCCAGGTTCTGGCCAAGCCGGGGACGATCACGCCGCACACCAAGTTCGCCGCCGAGGCCTACATCCTGACCAAGGAGGAGGGCGGCCGGCACACGCCGTTCTTCACCAAGTACCGCCCGCAGTTCTACTTCCGCACCACCGACGTCACCGGCACGGTGAACCTGCCCGAGGGCACGGAAATGGTGATGCCGGGCGATAACGTCTCGATGCAGGTGGAGCTGATCTCGCCGATCGCCATGGACGAGGGCCTGCGCTTCGCCATCCGCGAGGGCGGCCGCACCGTCGGCGCCGGCGTCGTCGCCAAAATCAACGAATAGTCTCTTACGGGTACGGCGTTTGCCGATTGGAAGAAGCACGACTATGGAAAATCAGAATATTCGAATCGGTCTTCGGGGCCTTCGATCATCGCGTGCTCGACCAGTCGGCACGCGAGATCGTCAATACCGCGCGCCGGACCGGCGCACGGGTGCGCGGCCCGATTCCGCTGCCGACCCGCATCGAGCGCTTCACCGTGCTACGGTCGCCGCATATCGACAAGAAGTCGCGTGAACAGTTCGAGATCCGCACTCACAAGCGTGTGCTGGACATCGTCGATCCGACTCCGCAGACGGTGGATGCTCTGATGAAGCTCGACCTCGCCGCCGGTGTCGACGTCGAAATCAAGCTGTAAGGGCGAGGGATCGATGCGTACCGGTCTGATCGCGCAAAAACTCGGCATGTCGCGGCTGTTCAACGGCGACGGCACGCATGTGCCGGTCTCCGTTCTGCAGATGAAGGGCTGCCAGGTCGTCGCCCAGCGCACGGACGATCGCGACGGCTATTCGGCCTTGCAGCTCGGCGTCGGCACCGTCAAGGTGAAGAACGTCAGCAAGCCGGAGCGCGGGCACTTCGCCAAGGCGGGAGTCGAGCCGAAGCGCAAGCTCGCCGAGTTCCGGGTCGACGCCGACATGCTCGTCGAGGTCGGTGCCGAATTGACGGCGGATCACTTCGTTAGCGGGCAGCTCGTCGACGTTACCGGCTTTTCGATCGGCAAGGGATTTGCCGGGGCGATGAAGCGGCACAACTTCGGTGGCCTGCGGGCGACCCACGGCGTGTCGATCAGCCATCGCAGCCACGGCTCGACCGGCAACCGTCAGGACCCGGGCAAGACCTTCAAAGGCAAGAAGATGGCCGGGCACATGGGTGATCGCCAGGTCACTGTGCTCAACCTTGAGGTGGTGCGCACGGATGTCGACCGCGGCCTGATCATGATCCGCGGCGCCGTTCCCGGCGCCAAGGGCGGGTGGCTGCTCGTCCGCGACGCGGTCAAGGACAAGCGCCCCGAGGCCGCGCCGCTGCCGGCGGCGTTCCGTCCGGCGGTGACGACGTCAGCCCCGGTTGCGGATTCGTCCGGCGAGGACTCCGGCGTGCCCGCGGGCGCGATCGGCGACGCCACTCCGGCGAGCGAGGAATAGTCCCATGGAACGGGATGTGATCAATCTTGAGAGCGAGAAGGTCGGCGTGGTCGATCTCTCGGATTTCGTCTTCGGCGCGGAAATGCGCGCCGACATCCTGGCGCGGATGGTGAACTGGCAGCTCGCCAAGCGGCGGGCGGGAACGCACTGCACCAAGACCCGCGGCG
This genomic stretch from Rhodospirillales bacterium harbors:
- the rpoC gene encoding DNA-directed RNA polymerase subunit beta' → MNELLKIFGQVGGTQRFDNIRISIASPDRIRSWSFGEIKKPETINYRTFKPERDGLFCARIFGPIKDYECLCGKYKRMKYKGIICEKCGVEVTLQKVRRERMGHIELASPVAHIWFLKSLPSRVGLLIDMTLKDLEKILYFEAYVVIEPGLTPLKLHELITEEQYQKAIDSYGEDAFTVGIGAEAIRDMLKAIDLDAEQVQLRVDLKETNSETTRKKLVKRLKLIEAFVESGSRPEWMILEVVPVIPPELRPLVPLDGGRFATSDLNDLYRRVINRNNRLKRLIELRAPEIIIRNEKRMLQESVDALFDNSRRGRPIAGASKRPLKSLSDMLKGKQGRFRQNLLGKRVDYSGRSVIVVGPELKLHECGLPKKMALELFKPFIYSKLELYGMATTIKAAKRMLEKERPEVWDILEEVIREHPVLLNRAPTLHRLGIQAFEPTLIEGKAIQLHPLVCAAFNADFDGDQMAVHVPLSLEAQLEARVLMMSTNNILSPANGKPIIVPSQDIVLGLYYLTMDRAGEPGEGRAYADMGEIQHALEARATTLHARVRARYHGVDTEGKPCVRLVETTPGRMLLSELLPRHPNVPFELGNRLLTKKEISGLLDAVYRNCGQKETVIFADRIMRLGFRQASRAGISFGKDDLVVPEAKTALVGATEDKVKEYEQQYLDGLITQGEKYNKVVDAWAQCTDQVADAMMQSISTPQPGQPINAVYMMAHSGARGSAAQMKQLAGMRGLMAKPSGEIIETPIISNFKEGLTVLEYFNSTHGARKGLADTALKTANSGYLTRRLVDVAQDSIILEPDCGTRNGLTVRPVVEGGEVVSPLSERILGRSASDDIVDPLSERIIVRAGELIDEDKVLAIEAADIEVVKIRSVLTCDTATGVCAACYGRDLARGTRVNIGEAVGVIAAQSIGEPGTQLTMRTFHIGGAVQRGAEQSKIEAASDGLAVLRNCNTVRNSAGVPVVMNRNAELLLIDGQGRERARHRLPYGSKLLREDKSEVKRGDKLAEWDPYTLPIITEKPGIAHYVDLVEGASVVEQMDEATGIASKVVTDWKQQQRGADLKPRITVRDANGDVVLLENGLEARYFLSVDAILSVENGQTVHAGDLLARIPRESAKTRDITGGLPRVAELFEARKPKDFAIISEIDGRVEFGKDYKTKRRIVVVPSDGSGDEPHEYLIPKGKHISVQEGDFVEAGDPLMDGNPVPHDILRVLGVEALASYLINEIQEVYRLQGVKINDKHIEVIVRQMLQKVEIIEPGDTTFLVGEQIDRLEFEDGNRRAEAIGDRPAQALPVLQGITKASLQTRSFISAASFQETTRVLTEAAVAGKTDGLSGLKENVIVGRLIPAGTGSVMNRFRRVAAERDKAVADLDGETAAASLPPAPVARSRATSREAEVSSVK
- the rpsG gene encoding 30S ribosomal protein S7, whose amino-acid sequence is MSRRRAAQKREILPDPKYGDIVVSKFTNGLMHEGKKSVAERIVYGALALMEKKARQDPVKLFHDAIENVKPALEVRSRRVGGATYQVPVEVRPLRRQSLAIRWIVGTAHKRSENTMVERLAAELMDAANNRGAAVKKREDTHRMAEANKAFSHYRW
- the fusA gene encoding elongation factor G, whose translation is MARTTPLDRYRNIGIMAHIDAGKTTTTERVLYYTGRSYKIGEVHEGTATMDWMEQEQERGITITSAATTCFWREHRVNIIDTPGHVDFTIEVERSLRVLDGAVAVFDSVAGVEPQSETVWRQADKYGVPRICFVNKMDRIGADFYRCLQMIKDRLGARALVLQLPIGAEAEFAGVVDLVRMQGVIWKDENLGAEFTYGDIPADLVELAAEYRTQLVEMAVEQDEAALEAYLDGTEPDAETLIKCIRAGAISGAFVPVICGSAFKNKGVQPLLDAVVDFLPSPLDVPPVHGVKPGTTEEMVRQSSDDEKFSALAFKIMNDPFVGTLTFVRVYSGVVQSGDQVQNPIKDKSERIGRMLLMHANSREDIKEARAGDIVAVPGLKQTTTGDTLCDPRAPVVLERMEFPDPVIEVAVEPRTKSDQEKMGVALSRLANEDPSFRVSSDAESGQTVIKGMGELHLEIIIDRMKREFKVDANVGQPQVAYRETISKVAEIDYTHKKQTGGAGQFARVKIRFEPLEPGSGFQFESGIVGGSVPREYIPGVQKGLDSARNTGVIAGFPVIDFKASLIDGAFHDVDSSVLAFEIASRAAFREGLPKAGPKLLEPLMKVEVVTPDDYMGDIIGDLNSRRGQVTGMDQRGNARVIDALVPLATMFGYVNTLRSMSQGRAQYTMQFDRYAEVPQAISEEVRQRLAS
- the rpsJ gene encoding 30S ribosomal protein S10, producing MRIFESVFGAFDHRVLDQSAREIVNTARRTGARVRGPIPLPTRIERFTVLRSPHIDKKSREQFEIRTHKRVLDIVDPTPQTVDALMKLDLAAGVDVEIKL
- the rplC gene encoding 50S ribosomal protein L3 translates to MRTGLIAQKLGMSRLFNGDGTHVPVSVLQMKGCQVVAQRTDDRDGYSALQLGVGTVKVKNVSKPERGHFAKAGVEPKRKLAEFRVDADMLVEVGAELTADHFVSGQLVDVTGFSIGKGFAGAMKRHNFGGLRATHGVSISHRSHGSTGNRQDPGKTFKGKKMAGHMGDRQVTVLNLEVVRTDVDRGLIMIRGAVPGAKGGWLLVRDAVKDKRPEAAPLPAAFRPAVTTSAPVADSSGEDSGVPAGAIGDATPASEE